The nucleotide sequence AATTACGATCAAGTCAAGCCCAAATTTATAGTGTTGCTTCAGTCAATGATCGAGCTATGCTCTAGATTGAAAGCTCGATTCTCAAGTCGAGCTCGAGTTCGACATCAGTTCACCTTGAATTGATAACACCTCGGAAGGATAAAACCCCGTAAAGTAATTGTGTTTATTCATTTAACTATTCATCCAAGCCCACAATCCGAATAGGCCTATCCAAATCCATGTTTTCATTACACCTAAGGTCATCCGATATATACAACTTAGATAGAGCCTAGTGCCTTACATATGTGGGAGGAATCACTAATACATCATTACTAAGAATATAAAGATATGACAACTATTATATGATACATGACAACCCAATACCcatatactccgtattaaatacGTGATAAATCCGTTAACATTTTTCTTAGATAAACTAGTCATTTGTGACAGTTTAACATTATCATAAACTTTGGTATACTTACTTGCCAAAGATGATACACACACGAGGGTGATCTTTGGAACCTAATTTATCTTCTGGTTACATCTCATATGTTATGCTAATGAAATACTATCAACATCTATAAATACATCAAAATTATGCATTAATCATTGCATAATTTATTAATGCATATTTTTAGTGAGGATGCATGTCTCCATTATCTCTTTTAGAAACACTTATTgcaaaaattaaataaatgaataCAATAGTGAAAACCCATGTTTTActtaattaagtatatatatatatatatatatatatatatatatatatatatatatatatatatatatatatatatatatatatatatatatatatatatatatatatatatgtacacacttAATTGaaagaactatatatatatatacttaattaagtatatatatatatatatatatatatatatatatatatatatatatatatatatatatatatatatatatatatatatatatatatatatatatatatatatgtacacacttAATTGaaagaactatatatatatatatatatatatatatgtacacacttAATTGaaagaactatatatatatatatatatatatatatatatatatatatatatatatatatatatatatatatatatatatatatacattgactCAAAACAATTGATATAATAAGACATAAGACATCATAAttagaaataaataaatattggtCATCAATGATGTTACCTTATAAGGTCAATGTGTATGAACATACGTTATTCCAAATTTGTGTAGTCCAATTAAGTGAAAAGTTAAAGTACTCAGCAGAGAGTTCTTAACTTTTGAGCTATCTAactgtttacttaaaaaatgattatatatataccaACAAAAACAAAAAGACCTAATTAGTCTTCTGTAACATACTAACATGCGATAGATAAACAACGAGTATGCACTATGTACGATTAAATTTATATCCAAGAATTCCAAGACGATTCcatctttatttatttttctttaacGGCGGTTAGGACTTACTTACGGGGTCCGAACGCACGCCCTTCGGGAAGAAACTCCCACGGCGAATCCATAATCGCATCGCGTGTGGTAAAACTCTCTCGGATGAGGCTCGAACGCAAGACATCCGAAACTTCTGAGACCCATGAAATGAGCGGGTAACCTCAAAGGAAATATTTTGCAACTTATTGGAACAATGAACCAATACCTAGACGTTTATCTTTTTCATGTTAATTTCCTCATTTTCATCATCTATTCTCACTGATAAAACTAGCACTAAAATACTCCAACTTAACATGACACTCGTTACATTTTATTGATTTTTAATCTACTTTGACCTGATATACTGAGAAACATGTAAATATGTAATAAAAGAAATAATAGAAATCTTAAAGCCTAATTATCAATCATCATCATGTTAATATCTTCTAGTGTAAACAGAATTctcttacatatttaattttaatgactTTTATAATCATTAAAATCATAATATATTGTAGAATATTTGTGTGTTGTATTATGCTTAATGCTTAAAGAAAAGGGACCCACTCACTTGAAGTTTCTCACATTTGTACGTCTGTCTTTTAGGCCTTATACGGAGTATATTAACTAAATAAAGACACCATAAACTTAACCATGAACCTTCAGACACCTGATCAAGACTTTCAACTTACATCCCATTCGATTAGCTTAAAACCGATATGgatgatttaatgaattaatattataCTCCCGATAttgttatagatatagaatatagatagtgCAGGCAGCATTGTTTATGTTGTCATTTGATTGTATATTTGTATACACAAATTATGACGGACTAATCAGTTTGGATATATACGTTACCACATGTTTTAACCAATTATAAAATTTTATAACAtgctataatttttaatattatttagttgAACAAAAATTTATCTAACGAAGAATTATCCATTAACCAAATTAATccattaaatataaatatgaatataaatttaataaattaattaaaattaagtaGATATTAATGTGGATGAAATTTTGATGATACTCAATGTGTCAAAATCCTATCCATTTTCTGCTTTGACTAACTAACAACAGTTAAACTCTATAATACGGAGTATAAAAACTTTATAAAGTCAGGCAGCCAATTATTGAAACTTAAAAACCAACCAATGACGACCAAACTTTATTCTGCCACCACCAAAGAGGCGGAGAAACGGCGGAGTCACCATCACCGGCATACGAAATTCCAAATTTTCATCACCATTAGTTTGATAGCAATTATATTCGCTTACTGCATGTTCAATACAAACACCTTCATTTCAAATATTTCATTCAATTTCAACCCAAAAACCACAATCCCATTTTCACCAAATCATTTCAACAACCAAACATTCATTATCAACCAATTGAAGTCGACTTCAACTATACAAACTCCGGTCTTGATCGTTAAAGAATTCATCATTCAACAATCAAAATTCAATGATGGTGATAAATATGTTCCACCTGTTAATCTCACTACTAACCAAAGAATCGCGTGGTTCAAGAACAAACTCCCAAAATTCGATATCTTGAATTCGAATCAAGAATTCGAAACCAGAGCCAACGAGTTCTTAAAAGATTGTAAAGTTCGTTTTTTTATGACATGGATGACGTCACCATTGCGGTATTTTGGTAAAAGAGAGATTCTTGCAGTGGATGCTTTATTCGACTCTAATCCCGATAGTTGTTTGATGATACTATCAAACACTATGGATTCTGATCACGGGTTTCATATACTTAAACCCATAATTGATCTCGGGTTTCGGGTTCAGGCTATTGAACCCGACTTAAACTTTTTATTTGAAAACACGCCTGCAGAGTCATGGTTTGATCACATTAAAAATGGAAACCGCGACCCGGGTGAAATCCCATTAGCACAAAACTTATCCAACTTAATTCGGCTTGTCGTTCTTTACAAATACGGTGGCGTTTACCTGGATACCGATTTCATTCCTTTGAAAGATTTTAGCGGTTTGCGTAACTCGATAGGTGCTCAAAGCGTCAACTTATCGGGTAATTGGACAAGATTAAACAACGCAGTATTAATCTTTGACAAGAACCATCCATTACTATACAATTTCATTGAAGAATTTGCGTCGACTTTTAATGGAAATAGATGGGGTTTTAATGGACCTTATCTTGTTTCAAGAGTAGTAGAAAAAGTAGCAAAAGATTCAAACTTTAGTGTGTTACCACCGGCAGCTTTTTATCCGGTTGACTGGACAAGAATTGATGGGTTATTCCGGCGACCGGTAAATAAAGTTCACCGGAAATGGGTGGAAGCAAAAGTGAGACAAATAAAAGAAACAAGTTATGGGGTTCATTTGTGGAATAAACAGAGTAGAAGATTGAGAATTGAAGAAGAAAGTATCATGGCAAGATTGATTGCTGATCATTGTGTGGTGTGTAACACTTTCAACAAAAGCCAACGACTTTTGAATACTCATCTTTTTATTTCATGATTTTCTTTTACATGATTGATTGATTGATGTACATACTAAAACTCATACAGTAAGTTTTTGACATACACTCCGTACTATAAAAGATTACACTTGTAAACGTATAGGATTTGTTTTCATTTTTACTCTTGGATTATAGTGAAATACATGTATAATGAATATACATATTAGTGAACAATCTTTTTGTGCTTGTGTAGAAATATTCAATCAAAGATTTATCATAGCAATTAGAAGCGTCTCCACGTTATATGCAAAGTGTTTAACTGAATATTTTATATTTTGAAATGCCTAAATAattttcatttatttatatatggTGATAAAATTTCATTGAGACAAAGATCTTAAATTGTAATTATATAGTTGAAAGACCATGAGCTTAGAAAGACTACTTTATATGAATAAGATATTTAACATCTGTAAGCGTCTATTTGTTATATATTGAACATTGAACATGAAATTTTAAATTAGAACGTTTTGATAGTGGTTACACATCATTACTCTTCGTACGTTTAAAATTATTGTTGACTAGTAATGAAATTATATTTCCTCCAAAAACATACTCCGTAGAAATTTAGAAGtttgaatatataaaataataataatgccacttttacgaaattaataataaaatatgtttataaaataatataaacataaacattatattatactatatactaattaTGGACAAACACCCACCAATCACGCCCCGCCACGTCACCGCCACGTCATCAAATTCACTGTTATACTGTAGCCGTACTGTAGCATTTTTTTTTTACGGGCAAAATAGACTCAAATTTGATTTGCAACATATTTCCGGAACCATGATACAATCCTCTCTTGATGGTACTCAACTACAAATGTTAATAAACAAATCGGCGTTTAAAAAAAGGTTAACGGCCGGTTAATTAAACTTTTTAAAAAATAGTTAATACATACAAaaataattactattactattactattatactATACTATATACTAATTATGGACAAACACCCACCAATCACGCCCCGCCACGTCATCAATTTCACTGTTATATTGTAGCAGtactgtagtttttttttttttttttttttttgggcaaaatagaCTCAAATTTGATTTGCAACATATTTTCGGAACCATGATACAATCCTCTCTTGATGGTACTCAACTACAAATGTCAATAAACAAACCGGCGTTTAAAAAAAGGTTAATGGTCGGTTAATTAAACTTTTTAAAAAATAGTTAATAATCGGTTAGTTGGCCGTTTTTAAAAAAAAGGTTAGCATCAGTTAATTGAACTTTTTAAAAAATGGTTAACATCGGTTAGTtggtcttttaaaaaaaaaaaggttagcATCGGTTAATTGAACTTTTTAAAAAATGGTTAACGGTAAGTTAATTGAATGTTTATAAAAAGGTTAACGGTCGGTTGATTGAACATTTAAAAAATAATTGGATGTATTCGAAAGTGGtatattgtcataacccgaccttaaccataaggacgaatacaataacatatgatttcatcgcgaggtattgacctctatatgcgacattttttaaaaactgcattcgtttttacaatacaaaccatagcttttattacaaatacaaggtttaaacaacttaataatgattatcgtttagcgataatcttagacttacaaactttacatgtgataataaaaatacgacctccaacatattttatattacaaatcctccgatatgcagttttatttttgacacaaatatgcatactcaagatcttgcttaaattcaacatgttgcagcggaagcttttagatatcacctgagaataaacatgcttaaaacgtcaacataaagttggtgagatataggtttaatgccgacagcgttataaatatagaccacaagatttcatatataaacgttttaataaaaatattctaagttgttgagcacttgataaccatacttaacatttaatcaacgtcgcatattccctttattatgaaatcttactacaccgtaccaagtgtagtcacagaaacgaagtactgtgcaaccgttgaatactggtcgtccagtccggctggggttgtcaggcccgatagatctatcaacaggattcgcgtttacaatacctcatgtaaataatagttaccaagttacagggaagtatgccagtggtacaactcaacgtagaatatatatttttaatcacttgtgtccataacgtaaatcataaaatgcatgtattctcatcccgaaatatttagagtttaaaagtgggactatatactcacttttgccttgaaggtatttatcacgacttggtctccgatagatatcacgaacctaaccatatatataatatatcaacatattttctttttaagtaatcgttatatatatatatatatatatatatatatatatatatatatatatatatatatatatatacttttaatacttttaatattttcttagtccgtagttagcagtccgatgttagtggtccacaattagttgcttaaataaaataaataaagaccccaccatattagtattgatcagaattaatctcgacccatggtaccatgttgtcaagtgacgtgttgcgtacataaagtaccgtgtagtcaaatgacgtgttgcgtacaatcatgaggtcttatgattaatcttctcgtgttgtttacgggtggtcctgaaatatataaaatcaaatcataagtaaatatatatgaaatatcatattaattagaaatatatgattaatttaatttttctccaaatatttcgtagctaaactagcttcggatactcgatcttgttttagtcgtagtttcttcattacaactccgtttttgttggttcaacttgccacttccttggatcgagtcaaattttaagaatatgaactgaaaataccttaggttgtattcaaaatcacaggttataggtcaaactttggtgaaacttatgaaagtgatcattttccatcataaaaacaatatttaatgatcatttttctaaaaatacttacactttgagttaaactatgaaatttttatgtgttaacatattcataagaaatatcatttttccagaatatgaacttccaattcaaagcttaagatggtttttaattatccaacccaaaatagcccccggttgcactccgacaacgtagattcagtttttaaggtgttctttgtaaaaccaagttatatcttgttaagttagcatatcattatgatatattacaggtcttgaagtgttttaaaagtcaagttagaaggatctatttagtttgcgaacaagtttgaaatcattcaaactatgttcttgttgttaaaattttataccacaaaataagatagctatttgaatatgaattgaataagattatgaataaggttactacctcaagttacttggacaaagttactgtaagagatgagaaaaatcctagaatcaaaagagtggtggagttggattgaaaggtttgaagtaaacttgtttacttggaaggatttttgaagtgttcttgaatggattttcttatgatgattaagggttgtttttgaagctagatcttcatggttatttgctgagattgtgaagaacacttaaggttcctaagagtgtgtttttggttagagaaaatgtgtagtaaaaatgaaaatggaatggagtataaatggtggtgaaaagatgtataaatttgtaatattgtgcaaaagtcttgtaatatgccaaattgattaatcatgcatgctaagatccaaaattggctgactcatggctgctaataaagtgattgtgatgtgtatataccaatagtaaatacgtatagaagctgtgtatgatacgggtacatataccctagatatacgtataaaaatcttgagaaaacggaacgaggattcaaatatagctatcttttgtaaatatacttatattgttttatgtatataaatcctttaaaagtgataaaatacatatctatacgatacatgtataagcgttataagttttaagtatttaagtcgaagaacgtcacatatagttatcgttttgaaaacttaagttagtagtctaaaaatatacttataactcattgttattagtacacaatgagatgttaaaacattcttagatcatgttaaatatataaaaatacatatatatacacaaacgtataattatcgtatgttatatagttcgtgatatcatcggtcaaattggatggtcaaatgttgtgtaaaactcttttcaaaaacataagtcccaacaatttagattgcttatcatgttggtaaggtttaatttatgtaaatattaatcttataagtgtaaaacgatcaaaaaaatccgggtcgttacagtacctacccgttaaataaatttcgtcccgaa is from Rutidosis leptorrhynchoides isolate AG116_Rl617_1_P2 chromosome 10, CSIRO_AGI_Rlap_v1, whole genome shotgun sequence and encodes:
- the LOC139872231 gene encoding uncharacterized protein, which gives rise to MTTKLYSATTKEAEKRRSHHHRHTKFQIFITISLIAIIFAYCMFNTNTFISNISFNFNPKTTIPFSPNHFNNQTFIINQLKSTSTIQTPVLIVKEFIIQQSKFNDGDKYVPPVNLTTNQRIAWFKNKLPKFDILNSNQEFETRANEFLKDCKVRFFMTWMTSPLRYFGKREILAVDALFDSNPDSCLMILSNTMDSDHGFHILKPIIDLGFRVQAIEPDLNFLFENTPAESWFDHIKNGNRDPGEIPLAQNLSNLIRLVVLYKYGGVYLDTDFIPLKDFSGLRNSIGAQSVNLSGNWTRLNNAVLIFDKNHPLLYNFIEEFASTFNGNRWGFNGPYLVSRVVEKVAKDSNFSVLPPAAFYPVDWTRIDGLFRRPVNKVHRKWVEAKVRQIKETSYGVHLWNKQSRRLRIEEESIMARLIADHCVVCNTFNKSQRLLNTHLFIS